A stretch of the Pan paniscus chromosome 2, NHGRI_mPanPan1-v2.0_pri, whole genome shotgun sequence genome encodes the following:
- the GHRL gene encoding appetite-regulating hormone isoform X3 has protein sequence MLWLDLAMAGSSFLSPEHQRVQQRKESKKPPAKLQPRALAGWLRPEDGGQAEGAEDELEIRFNAPFDVGIKLSGVQYQQHSQALGKFLQDILWEEAKEAPADK, from the exons ATGCTCTGGTTGGACTTGGCCATGGCAGGCTCCAGCTTCCTGAGCCCTGAACACCAGAGAGTCCAG CAGAGAAAGGAGTCGAAGAAGCCACCAGCCAAGCTGCAGCCCCGAGCTCTAGCAGGCTGGCTCCGCCCGGAAGATGGAGGTCAAGCAGAAGGGGCAGAGGATGAACTGGAAATCCGG TTCAACGCCCCCTTTGATGTTGGAATCAAGCTGTCAGGGGTTCAGTACCAGCAGCACAGCCAGGCCCTGGGGAAGTTTCTTCAGGACATCCTCTGGGAAGAGGCCAAAG AGGCCCCAGCTGACAAGTGA
- the GHRL gene encoding appetite-regulating hormone isoform X1, with translation MWLGEFPTPRGHFSSPKITQLCTVDVYLLVVLSKINIGSCARRGLQGPGPPVCNPAEAMPSPGTVCSLLLLGMLWLDLAMAGSSFLSPEHQRVQQRKESKKPPAKLQPRALAGWLRPEDGGQAEGAEDELEIRFNAPFDVGIKLSGVQYQQHSQALGKFLQDILWEEAKEAPADK, from the exons ATGTGGCTAGGGGAGTTTCCAACTCCCAGGGGACATTTCAGTTCCCCAAAGATAACACAGCTTTGCACAGTGGATGTTTACTTGCTGGTGGTCTTATCTAAGATCAACATTGGCAGCTGTGCCCGGAGAGGCCTCCAGGGTCCAG GCCCACCTGTCTGCAACCCAGCTGAGGCCATGCCCTCCCCAGGGACCGTCTGCAGCCTCCTGCTCCTCGGCATGCTCTGGTTGGACTTGGCCATGGCAGGCTCCAGCTTCCTGAGCCCTGAACACCAGAGAGTCCAG CAGAGAAAGGAGTCGAAGAAGCCACCAGCCAAGCTGCAGCCCCGAGCTCTAGCAGGCTGGCTCCGCCCGGAAGATGGAGGTCAAGCAGAAGGGGCAGAGGATGAACTGGAAATCCGG TTCAACGCCCCCTTTGATGTTGGAATCAAGCTGTCAGGGGTTCAGTACCAGCAGCACAGCCAGGCCCTGGGGAAGTTTCTTCAGGACATCCTCTGGGAAGAGGCCAAAG AGGCCCCAGCTGACAAGTGA
- the GHRL gene encoding appetite-regulating hormone isoform X2 has translation MPSPGTVCSLLLLGMLWLDLAMAGSSFLSPEHQRVQQRKESKKPPAKLQPRALAGWLRPEDGGQAEGAEDELEIRFNAPFDVGIKLSGVQYQQHSQALGKFLQDILWEEAKEAPADK, from the exons ATGCCCTCCCCAGGGACCGTCTGCAGCCTCCTGCTCCTCGGCATGCTCTGGTTGGACTTGGCCATGGCAGGCTCCAGCTTCCTGAGCCCTGAACACCAGAGAGTCCAG CAGAGAAAGGAGTCGAAGAAGCCACCAGCCAAGCTGCAGCCCCGAGCTCTAGCAGGCTGGCTCCGCCCGGAAGATGGAGGTCAAGCAGAAGGGGCAGAGGATGAACTGGAAATCCGG TTCAACGCCCCCTTTGATGTTGGAATCAAGCTGTCAGGGGTTCAGTACCAGCAGCACAGCCAGGCCCTGGGGAAGTTTCTTCAGGACATCCTCTGGGAAGAGGCCAAAG AGGCCCCAGCTGACAAGTGA